In a single window of the Raphanus sativus cultivar WK10039 chromosome 9, ASM80110v3, whole genome shotgun sequence genome:
- the LOC108828511 gene encoding chloride channel protein CLC-c, which produces MDDRSDDHDIEVEGGGGLHAYDRKISGILDDGSVGFQQPLLARNRKNTTSQMAIVGANTCPIESLDYEIFENDLFKQDWRSRRKIEILQYTILKWALAFLIGLATGLVGFLNNLAVENIAGFKLLLTGNLMLKEKYFQAFFAFAGCNLILATAAASLCAFIAPAAAGSGIPEVKAYLNGIDAYSILAPSTLFVKIFGSIFGVAAGFVVGKEGPMVHTGACIANLLGQGGSKRYRLTWKWLRFFKNDRDRRDLITCGAAAGVAAAFRAPVGGVLFALEEAASWWRSALLWRTFFTTAVVAVVLRTLIELCRSGKCGLFGKGGLIMFDVNSGPVLYSTPDLLAVVFLGVVGGVLGSLYNYLVDKVLRTYALINERGPGFKVMLVMAVSILSSCCAFGLPWISQCTPCPIGSEGKCPSVGRSGIYKSFQCPPNHYNDLSSLLLNTNDDAIRSLFTSRSENEFQISTLAIFFVFVYCLGIITYGIAIPSGLFIPVILAGASYGRLVGRLLGPVSQLDVGLFSLLGAASFLGGTMRMTVSLCVILLELTNNLLMLPLVMLVLLISKTVADCFNKGVYDQIVTMKGLPYMEDHAEPYMRNLVAKDVVAGPLLSFSRVEKVGVIWQALKMTSHNGFPVIDEPPFTQASELCGLALRSHLLVLLQGKRFSKQKTTFGSQILRSCKARDFAKAGLGKGLKIEDLVLSDEEMEMYVDLHPITNTSPYTVLETLSLAKAAILFRQLGLRHLCVVPKTPGRPPIVGILTRHDFMPEHVLGLYPHIDPLK; this is translated from the exons ATGGATGATCGGAGCGACGACCATGATATAGAGGtggaaggaggaggaggtcTCCACGCGTACGACAGGAAGATATCTGGTATCCTCGATGATGGATCTGTCGGATTCCAACAGCCTCTGCTCGCAAGGAATCGGAAGAACACTACTTCGCAGATGGCTATTGTCGGAGCCAATACTTGTCCCATCGAAAGCCTTGATTACGA GATCTTTGAGAATGATCTTTTCAAGCAGGACTGGAGGTCTAGGAGGAAGATTGAGATACTTCAGTATACCATTCTCAAATGGGCGCTTGCTTTCCTTATCGGTTTAGCCACTGGCCTCGTTGGCTTTCTGAATAACCTTGCTGTTGAGAATATTGCTGGATTCAAACTCTTGCTCACCGGTAACCTCATGCTCAAGGAAAA ATACTTTCAGGCATTCTTTGCATTTGCTGGTTGTAACTTGATATTGGCAACCGCTGCTGCTTCACTCTGTGCTTTTATTGCTCCCGCCGCGGCAGGATCTGGAATACCTGAGGTTAAAGCATATCTCAATGGTATAGATGCTTATTCAATATTAGCTCCGAGCACCCTCTTCGTTAAG ATCTTTGGCTCTATATTTGGAGTTGCTGCTGGATTCGTAGTAGGAAAGGAAGGGCCGATGGTCCATACCGGTGCCTGCATTGCTAATTTACTTGGGCAAGGTGGTTCCAAAAGATATAGATTGACATGGAAGTGGCTCAGATTCTTCAAAAACGATCGAGACAGAAGAGACTTGATCACTTGCGGGGCTGCTGCTGGTGTTGCAGCTGCTTTCCGTGCTCCCGTTGGTGGAGTCCTTTTCGCCCTTGAAGAAGCCGCTTCATGGTGGAGGAGTGCCCTTCTTTGGAGGACCTTCTTCACAACCGCGGTTGTAGCAGTGGTGTTACGAACTTTGATTGAGCTCTGTCGATCTGGGAAATGTGGACTGTTCGGTAAAGGAGGCCTCATCATGTTCGACGTAAACTCTGGACCAGTGCTTTATAGCACACCAGATTTGCTAGCAGTTGTGTTCCTTGGAGTTGTTGGTGGTGTTCTTGGAAGCCTTTACAACTACCTCGTCGACAAAGTCCTCCGCACTTATGCCTTAATTAACGA GAGAGGTCCGGGATTTAAAGTAATGCTTGTAATGGCAGTTTCCATATTGAGCTCGTGCTGTGCATTTGGTCTTCCATGGATTTCACAGTGTACCCCTTGTCCTATTGGATCAGAGGGAAAGTGCCCAAGCGTAGGTCGATCCGGGATCTATAAGAGTTTCCAGTGTCCTCCAAACCATTACAATGACCTTTCCTCCCTACTTCTCAACACCAATGACGATGCAATCCGCAGTCTTTTCACATCAAGGTCTGAGAATGAGTTCCAAATCTCCACCCTTGCCATCTTCTTTGTCTTTGTATACTGCCTTGGCATCATAACATATGGCATAGCTATACCCTCTGGGCTTTTCATTCCCGTCATTCTCGCCGGAGCTTCTTACGGACGCCTAGTTGGTAGACTCCTTGGTCCTGTATCTCAGCTTGATGTTGGTCTTTTCTCTCTGCTTGGTGCTGCTTCCTTCCTTGGAGGCACAATGAGAATGACTGTCTCTCTATGTGTCATACTTCTCGAACTTACTAATAATCTCCTCATGCTCCCGTTGGTGATGCTTGTACTCTTAATCTCTAAAACTGTTGCCGATTGTTTCAACAAAGGGGTCTATGACCAGATTGTGACAATGAAAGGACTGCCTTACATGGAAGACCATGCAGAGCCCTACATGCGCAATTTGGTTGCAAAGGACGTTGTCGCTGGACCCTTGTTGTCCTTTTCACGTGTTGAGAAGGTTGGGGTTATATGGCAGGCTTTAAAGATGACCAGTCATAATGGCTTCCCCGTTATTGATGAGCCACCTTTCACCCAAGCTTCCGAGCTTTGTGGGCTCGCCTTGAGATCTCATCTCCTTGTGCTTCTCCAAGGCAAGAGATTCTCCAAGCAGAAAACGACTTTTGGTTCTCAAATTCTTCGGAGTTGCAAAGCTCGTGATTTTGCCAAAGCAGGGTTAGGGAAAGGGCTCAAGATTGAGGATTTGGTTCTAAGTGATGAGGAGATGGAGATGTATGTTGATCTCCATCCCATCACTAACACTTCTCCTTACACTGTGCTTGAGACTTTGTCTCTAGCTAAAGCGGCTATTCTTTTCCGGCAACTTGGTCTTCGCCACTTGTGTGTGGTGCCCAAAACACCAGGg AGACCTCCTATTGTTGGGATACTTACAAGGCATGATTTCATGCCGGAACATGTTCTGGGACTCTATCCACACATTGATCCTCTCAAGTGA
- the LOC108828744 gene encoding mitotic spindle checkpoint protein MAD1 codes for MILRTPPPKKPRSDAGGSSTPTGNQLVIFEDSPLPAPLQTTSHEHSSDQHLCTYQCRQMVKSDVLDALSKAEKQAQEYQTMLQTLNQNYTQADEERKQFRDKFLYSEQELAAAKGREKVLQEQLLMEMDNSQERYSKALQSCHDLEVKLQSEMNLRSKAESSVATSEEKAKLLEEKLSQLSGSVERERKRLSNDISHLGKEAKLSVSRIGADLERMQCRAQSAETESDLLRSQLEDLKQKFDECLHEKTEVYKKLSSFTSEAASTSDNNVLVKTLQEELKRCEAEVREARKIKSQQLDAELLKVKLLEEKSRRERAESELSKLPELQISIDMLENELSSWKSLLNNIPGVSCPDDIVMKFSALQKEVLDSTMKIGEASTRFNQLEAALDATQLGKQNAEIEAALAKEKFVALKSDVKRIEAMLALVTEEKEQLKAVVSELRKSDSDGPVSATTDATLAQSFESSLAKKENYLKELEQELSQLKDVNNRQRDEIEHLNDKLVSEARRMKSLERDSDRLRSEISLLESKLGHGDFSAANTRVLRMVNTLGVENEAKQTIEALQAELQKTKERLQAVEELKSQSGDAGKLVDSHITGKIAQLKEQIATLEKREERYKTVFADRISVFRRACCELFGYKIVMDEHQRPNGIPATRFTLQSIYAQSDDEKLEFDYESGNTSILDNQYTSQGEIAKQVEIFIRKFNSIPAFTANLTMESFNRRTLY; via the exons ATGATATTAAGGACTCCGCCGCCGAAGAAGCCCCGTTCCGACGCCGGCGGCAGCTCCACCCCCACCGGCAACCAGCTCGTCATCTTCGAAGATTCTCCTCTTCCTGCTCCGCTTCAAACAACTTCTCATGAACATTCCTCCGATCAGCACCTTTGCACCTATCAGTGCCGCCAAATG GTTAAATCTGACGTTTTAGATGCCTTGAGCAAAGCAGAGAAACAAGCGCAGGAGTATCAGACTATGTTACAGACTCTTAATCAGAATTACACCCAAGCAG ACGAAGAAAGAAAGCAATTCCGAGACAAGTTCTTATACTCGGAGCAAGAACTTGCTGCTGCCAAAGGGCGTGAAAAGGTGCTTCAGGAGCAGCTCCTAATGGAGATGGATAATTCTCAAGAGCGGTATTCAAAAGCGCTACAGTCTTGTCATGACCTCGAG GTAAAGCTTCAAAGCGAAATGAACCTCCGAAGCAAAGCCGAGTCTTCAGTTGCAACATCAGAAGAAAAAGCTAAACTTTTGGAAGAAAAACTAAGTCAGCTGTCTGGTAGTGTGGAGAGGGAGAGAAAACGTCTCAGCAATGATATTTCCCACTTGGGTAAAGAAGCAAAGCTTTCTGTTTCTAGAATTGGTGCAGAT CTTGAAAGGATGCAGTGTAGAGCGCAAAGTGCAGAGACGGAGTCAGATCTCTTAAGATCACAGCTGGAGGATCTTAAACAGAAATTTGACGAG tGTTTGCACGAAAAAACTGAAGTATACAAGAAGCTTTCGTCATTCACTTCTGAAGCAGCTTCTACGTCAGATAACAATGTATTGGTTAAAACTCTCCAGGAGGAACTTAAGCGCTGT GAAGCGGAAGTGCGAGAAGCTAGAAAGATTAAATCACAGCAATTAGATGCTGAGCTGTTGAAAGTAAAATTACTGGAAGAAAAAAGCCGTAGGGAGAGAGCAGAATCAGAGTTATCAAAATTGCCTGAATTGCAGATAAGCATTGACATGTTGGAGAATGAGTTGTCGTCTTGGAAGTCATTGCTAAACAACATTCCTGGTGTATCCTGTCCTGATGACATTGTTATGAAATTCTCGGCGCTGCAAAA GGAGGTGCTTGATAGCACTATGAAGATTGGGGAAGCAAGTACACGTTTCAATCAACTGGAGGCGGCTCTGGATGCTACACAACTTGGCAAGCAGAATGCTGAAATTGAGGCTGCATTAGCTAAAGAGAAATTTGTGGCACTCAAATCTGATGTGAAGAGGATTGAAGCAATG CTTGCTCTGGTcacagaagagaaagaacaacTAAAAGCTGTTGTTAGTGAACTAAGGAAGTCCGACAGTGACGGACCTGTGTCCGCGACAACAGATGCAACCCTTGCTCAG AGCTTTGAATCTTCTCTTGCGAAAAAGGAGAACTATCTTAAGGAGTTGGAGCAGGAGCTAAGTCAACTTAAAGATGTCAATAATCGTCAACGCGATGAAATAGAACATCTGAATGATAAATTAGTTAGTGAAGCAAGGAGAATGAAGTCGCTTGAAAGGGATAGTGATCGCCTTCGTTCTGAGATCTCTTTGCTAGAGTCAAAG CTGGGTCATGGTGATTTCTCCGCTGCAAATACAAGGGTTTTGCGCATGGTGAATACTCTTGGTGTAGAGAATGAGGCAAAACAAACAATAGAAGCTTTACAAGCAGAGttacagaaaacaaaagaaagactTCAAGCTGTTGAAGAATTGAAGAGCCAGTCCG GCGATGCTGGTAAGCTAGTTGATTCTCATATAACTGGAAAGATTGCTCAACTAAAAGAGCAAATTGCTACACTTGAAAAACGTGAAGAGAG GTACAAAACTGTTTTTGCTGATAGGATTTCCGTGTTTAGAAGGGCTTGTTGTGAGCTTTTCGGTTATAAG ATTGTAATGGATGAACATCAGCGTCCCAATGGAATCCCAGCTACTCGTTTTACTCTCCAGTCAATCTATGCTCAAAGTGACGATGAAAAACTTGAATTTGATTATGAATCTGGCAACACCAGCATCCTA GACAATCAATACACCTCTCAGGGTGAGATAGCGAAGCAG GTAGAAATATTTATCAGGAAATTCAACTCGATTCCAGCTTTTACAGCCAATTTAACAATGGAATCATTCAACCGCCGCACGCTATACTGA